A window from Aminivibrio sp. encodes these proteins:
- a CDS encoding DEAD/DEAH box helicase, translating to MNENGFASYELREELLLALQKKGFSIPTPVQEKVLAMENFETDLIVRAKTGSGKTLAFLLPLLQEMNLPQSSPRILVLSPTRELAQQTAREAEWLSRYMDISVATLVGGLDMSTQIRSLKDGAVIVVGTPGRTLDHVNRGTLRADGIHSVILDEGDHMLDMGFRDELEGILDALPQRERTWLFSATMPREVRELSKKYLSDPVSISLVEDGEQHEDIVHRAYLVPLRHKMEGLVNVLLWERPKRGLIFCHTRLETMSVAQRLSAEGFSAGSLHGEMTQRERNAVLGSFKNGHLPLLVATNVAARGLDVEGVTHVIQIGLPDDRDTFVHRSGRTGRAGREGTDILLLSPQEAEKFKYMLGSAKVTVEWKNVPDLDAISKVQREIAEEKLLTVTEAGENEDYLLWAEDLLSRVNGKNLVARLLWTLFSKRSAGYNLSSELERELRRKSRFTGEKDRTPGTRTLKGRRPKGTMLRLSKGLSDGWDVGRVLSSVCTSLNVDRSEVGAIRMKDDHVLVELLPVALSRFEEDSRGLERCGLLEEGKSRDFILPASSQPQQVRGRPSGANRPRRQGKPEYRGK from the coding sequence ATGAATGAAAATGGTTTCGCGAGCTACGAACTGCGGGAAGAACTGCTTCTCGCCCTGCAAAAGAAAGGATTCTCCATCCCGACCCCGGTACAGGAAAAAGTCCTCGCCATGGAAAATTTTGAGACGGACCTTATCGTCCGGGCAAAGACAGGCTCCGGAAAAACTCTTGCTTTTCTGCTGCCTCTTCTCCAGGAAATGAATCTTCCCCAATCCTCACCCCGGATTCTCGTCCTCTCCCCCACCCGGGAACTGGCCCAGCAAACCGCCCGTGAGGCGGAGTGGCTTTCACGGTACATGGATATATCGGTCGCCACTCTTGTGGGAGGTCTCGACATGTCCACCCAGATCCGTTCTCTCAAGGACGGTGCTGTTATCGTCGTCGGTACGCCGGGAAGAACCCTTGACCATGTGAACAGGGGGACCCTCAGAGCTGACGGTATCCATTCCGTCATCCTGGATGAGGGAGACCACATGCTTGACATGGGATTTCGGGATGAACTCGAAGGCATTCTCGACGCCCTTCCTCAGCGGGAGCGGACATGGCTTTTCTCCGCAACCATGCCCAGGGAAGTCAGGGAACTCTCGAAAAAATATCTTTCCGATCCTGTGTCCATCTCCCTTGTGGAGGACGGGGAACAGCACGAGGATATCGTCCACCGGGCATACCTCGTTCCCTTAAGGCACAAAATGGAAGGACTGGTGAACGTTCTCCTCTGGGAACGGCCGAAGCGGGGGCTGATCTTCTGCCACACCCGGCTGGAAACCATGTCCGTGGCCCAGCGGCTTTCCGCGGAAGGTTTCAGCGCCGGATCGCTCCATGGAGAAATGACCCAGAGAGAGCGTAATGCCGTTCTCGGTTCCTTCAAAAACGGGCACCTGCCGCTGCTTGTCGCGACGAACGTGGCTGCCCGAGGGCTCGACGTGGAGGGGGTGACGCACGTCATCCAGATCGGACTGCCCGACGACAGGGACACCTTTGTGCACAGGAGCGGACGGACAGGCCGGGCCGGACGTGAGGGGACGGACATCCTCCTTCTTTCCCCCCAGGAGGCAGAGAAATTCAAGTATATGCTCGGTTCGGCAAAGGTGACCGTTGAATGGAAGAATGTCCCCGATCTTGACGCCATCTCAAAGGTGCAGAGAGAGATCGCGGAAGAAAAACTTCTCACCGTGACGGAAGCCGGAGAGAACGAGGATTACCTCCTGTGGGCCGAGGATCTTCTTTCCAGAGTCAACGGGAAGAACCTCGTCGCAAGGCTGCTCTGGACACTGTTTTCAAAACGGTCTGCCGGATACAACCTCTCCTCCGAACTGGAACGGGAACTCCGCAGAAAGAGCCGCTTCACCGGAGAAAAGGACCGGACTCCGGGGACAAGGACACTCAAGGGAAGGCGCCCCAAGGGAACAATGCTCCGCCTGAGCAAGGGGCTGTCTGACGGATGGGACGTCGGCAGGGTTCTGAGCTCCGTATGCACATCGCTGAACGTGGATCGTTCGGAGGTCGGCGCCATCAGGATGAAGGACGATCATGTCCTTGTGGAACTGCTTCCCGTGGCCCTCTCCCGGTTCGAAGAGGATAGCCGCGGCCTGGAACGGTGCGGTCTCCTGGAAGAGGGCAAAAGCAGGGATTTCATCCTTCCCGCGTCCAGTCAGCCCCAGCAGGTAAGGGGGCGTCCATCAGGCGCAAACCGGCCCAGGAGGCAGGGCAAGCCGGAATACAGAGGCAAATAA
- a CDS encoding TolC family protein, producing MGKSFKITMLAAAFLVWVFSPSAVAAEMSLDEFLLAVRESNPVLQSSYKRLEAFRHTVRSSVADQRPSVGVRGNTTWLSDTYSSQERSTMGERGNYSLSAAITHRFDVSGVYGDQERQLLLQYNGLVSDHLALVNNTLAAAESLYWQSFIARQNIFLQRGILNQRKEDLRITEEKFRQQLIPRLDIIRAQAKVEEAESLVVEAESAYRDTLARMATLAGGLDFEPKEESLLVPSLSVQAGVEKAMGRRNDVRSAETALERARVMKTLAAKGMAPTVEGSVGYMVLTDNDNSSPTEKEFLLSMNVSIPVYDGGKTKEDVADKAKTIEATEKTLESRKNQVREDVVQALNQWEKAVALESSKRKQLARSDEELIITQLMYKEGMGAQIDLLNAQVENQKVKTEHLTAIKEMYLALVSLKQAMSDYEPAPAE from the coding sequence ATGGGAAAGAGCTTCAAAATAACCATGCTCGCGGCGGCATTCCTGGTGTGGGTTTTTTCCCCGTCGGCGGTTGCGGCGGAGATGTCCCTCGACGAGTTTCTTCTCGCTGTGCGGGAGAGCAACCCGGTGCTCCAGTCTTCCTACAAGCGCCTGGAGGCGTTCCGTCATACAGTCCGGTCTTCCGTGGCAGATCAGCGCCCGTCCGTAGGGGTCAGGGGAAACACTACCTGGCTTAGCGATACCTACTCCTCACAGGAGCGCAGCACTATGGGTGAGCGTGGAAATTATTCCCTCTCGGCCGCAATCACCCACCGTTTTGACGTGAGCGGAGTCTACGGAGACCAGGAACGGCAGCTCCTTCTTCAGTACAACGGACTGGTCTCCGACCATCTCGCCCTTGTGAACAACACCCTTGCAGCCGCGGAAAGTCTTTACTGGCAGTCCTTTATCGCCCGGCAGAACATTTTTCTGCAGAGGGGCATCCTGAACCAGAGGAAAGAAGACCTGAGAATTACAGAGGAGAAGTTCAGGCAGCAACTTATCCCCCGACTGGACATCATCCGTGCCCAGGCGAAGGTGGAGGAGGCGGAAAGCCTCGTTGTGGAAGCGGAATCGGCCTACAGAGACACCCTGGCCCGGATGGCGACCCTTGCCGGCGGGCTGGATTTCGAACCGAAGGAGGAAAGCCTCCTCGTTCCCTCCCTTTCAGTTCAGGCAGGAGTTGAAAAGGCCATGGGCCGGAGGAACGACGTCCGGTCGGCCGAAACGGCCCTTGAACGGGCAAGAGTGATGAAGACTCTCGCCGCGAAGGGAATGGCCCCAACTGTGGAAGGATCTGTTGGGTACATGGTACTTACCGACAACGACAATTCATCTCCCACGGAGAAGGAGTTCCTTCTCTCCATGAACGTTTCCATCCCCGTGTATGACGGAGGAAAAACGAAGGAGGACGTGGCTGACAAGGCAAAGACCATCGAAGCGACGGAGAAGACCCTGGAATCCAGGAAAAACCAGGTCCGGGAAGACGTGGTGCAAGCCCTCAACCAGTGGGAAAAAGCGGTGGCCTTGGAAAGCAGCAAGAGGAAGCAGCTTGCTCGTTCTGACGAGGAGCTCATTATCACCCAGCTTATGTATAAGGAAGGCATGGGGGCCCAGATCGACCTCCTGAACGCACAGGTTGAAAACCAGAAGGTCAAGACGGAACATCTCACGGCAATCAAGGAAATGTATCTCGCCCTGGTGAGCCTGAAGCAGGCCATGAGCGATTATGAACCGGCCCCGGCCGAATAG
- the htpG gene encoding molecular chaperone HtpG yields the protein MEQERFSFQAEAKQLLDLMIHSVYSNRDIFLRELISNASDALDKRRLELLAHPEFADREGESGLSAPSIRISRGAEGRTLFVSDNGVGMNREELTNYIGTIARSGTGEFLAAMKAGRESVGAESLIGRFGVGFYSAFMVADRVEVVTRRLGEGKGWRFSSPGDGTYTLEEAERNEPGTTVILHLKTPDREKGERDYADEWTLRDIVKRYSDFISYPIVMSVSKTPEGGEEAEDLVLNSGKALWRRPEKDVTDQEYEEFYKHIASDWEPPLGRVVFSVEGGTEFRGILFFPSKAPFDLHYAPRSEGVSLYIRNVFIMNDCRDLVPSWLRFLRGVVDSEDLPLNISREILQEDPLVRIIRKSLVRRVLAALKKMMADDREKYVRLWKEFGPVIKEGLASFDGTEKENREAILEICLFPSASSGDGFLSLGEYVEAMKEGQQEIYYITGKKLQVLRNSPLLERCREKGYDVLLLADPVDEVIAPTLPHFRGKEFRSLEREDALPPEERGKDAPRPEGLASFLKEVLSETVKDVKISSRLTDSPACLVSDDDGTSFNMERILRSMGREVPLMKRIMEINPDHPVIVKMDRLLATGGSEEKVREYAFLLHDQCVLAEGGQIADPARFAGRLSALLVENLDATGRDSSPSGEAQ from the coding sequence ATGGAGCAGGAACGTTTTTCTTTTCAGGCCGAGGCGAAGCAACTTCTCGACCTCATGATCCATTCGGTGTATTCCAACAGGGATATTTTTCTTCGGGAACTGATTTCCAACGCTTCCGACGCCCTCGACAAGCGCCGCCTTGAACTTCTCGCCCACCCGGAGTTTGCCGACAGGGAAGGGGAGTCGGGCCTTTCTGCCCCATCGATCCGGATTTCCCGGGGCGCAGAGGGACGGACTCTCTTTGTCTCTGACAACGGGGTCGGGATGAACAGGGAAGAACTTACGAACTACATCGGTACCATCGCCAGGTCCGGAACCGGGGAATTTCTCGCGGCCATGAAGGCCGGCAGAGAGTCGGTGGGGGCCGAAAGTCTTATCGGCCGGTTCGGAGTGGGGTTTTATTCCGCCTTCATGGTAGCCGACCGTGTGGAAGTGGTGACCCGTCGTCTCGGAGAAGGGAAAGGTTGGCGTTTTTCTTCCCCCGGTGACGGCACTTATACTCTTGAGGAGGCTGAACGGAACGAGCCCGGGACCACAGTGATCCTTCACCTCAAAACGCCCGACCGGGAAAAGGGCGAACGGGATTACGCCGACGAGTGGACCCTTCGGGACATCGTGAAAAGGTACTCCGATTTCATCTCCTATCCCATCGTGATGTCCGTTTCAAAGACGCCTGAAGGCGGAGAAGAGGCTGAGGACCTGGTCCTGAACTCAGGAAAGGCCCTCTGGCGCCGTCCGGAAAAAGACGTGACCGACCAAGAATACGAAGAATTTTACAAACATATCGCCTCCGACTGGGAGCCGCCCCTCGGCAGGGTTGTTTTCTCCGTGGAGGGAGGAACTGAATTCCGGGGAATCCTGTTTTTCCCGTCGAAAGCTCCCTTCGATCTTCATTACGCGCCACGGAGCGAGGGCGTGAGCCTCTATATCCGCAACGTGTTCATCATGAACGACTGCCGGGACCTGGTTCCGTCCTGGCTTCGCTTTCTAAGAGGCGTGGTGGATTCCGAGGACCTTCCGCTCAACATCTCAAGGGAAATCCTCCAGGAGGATCCCCTCGTCCGGATCATCAGGAAGAGCCTTGTCCGGCGGGTCCTTGCCGCGCTGAAAAAAATGATGGCCGACGACAGGGAGAAATACGTTCGCCTCTGGAAGGAGTTCGGGCCGGTTATCAAGGAAGGCCTTGCTTCCTTCGACGGCACCGAAAAGGAAAACCGGGAGGCCATCCTAGAAATCTGTCTCTTCCCTTCCGCTTCCTCGGGGGATGGTTTTCTTTCCCTCGGCGAATACGTTGAGGCAATGAAAGAGGGACAGCAGGAGATTTACTATATAACGGGAAAGAAGCTCCAGGTGCTCAGGAACTCCCCCCTTCTCGAACGGTGCCGGGAGAAAGGCTATGACGTGCTGCTTCTCGCCGACCCGGTTGACGAGGTGATCGCTCCCACCCTCCCGCACTTCAGGGGGAAGGAATTCCGGTCTCTCGAACGGGAGGATGCCCTGCCTCCCGAGGAAAGGGGGAAAGACGCTCCCCGGCCGGAAGGACTCGCCTCATTTTTGAAGGAGGTCCTCTCGGAAACGGTAAAGGACGTGAAAATTTCCTCACGCCTCACGGATTCACCGGCCTGCCTGGTAAGCGATGACGACGGGACATCTTTCAACATGGAGCGCATCCTCCGGTCCATGGGCAGGGAGGTCCCTCTCATGAAACGCATTATGGAAATCAACCCGGATCACCCGGTGATTGTGAAAATGGACAGGCTGCTCGCTACGGGAGGATCGGAAGAAAAAGTGAGGGAATACGCCTTCCTCCTCCATGACCAGTGTGTTCTCGCGGAAGGAGGGCAGATAGCGGATCCTGCCCGTTTCGCCGGAAGGCTTTCCGCCCTTCTTGTCGAAAATTTGGATGCTACCGGAAGAGATTCCTCTCCCTCCGGTGAAGCACAATGA
- a CDS encoding DMT family transporter encodes MTPTAKARLKAFIAVVAWGGSLPSIKVAVAEVSFTTLIWLRFGTGVAALLLSLLLRGRIRFLPLKEAAVFAGLGFLGVFFHNALQAFALKTVSAGMSGLIVAANPIAIALLGALILGERLDGRKKGGILLAAFGVLVILSKGDPGVFLRRGYSRGELLMVVSVFSWGLFSVFSRKALRKTSPELGMAYALSFGWLFATLPFLFFGGVSEIRSISPGAWANILFLGVCCSALAYLFWYDALRELPASEAGSFLYINPVVAVLLSAAFLGETVTLSMIAGGVLVFTGVWFVNTKKIASPAGEK; translated from the coding sequence ATGACACCCACCGCCAAGGCACGGCTCAAGGCCTTCATTGCAGTTGTTGCGTGGGGAGGTTCGCTGCCTTCCATCAAGGTTGCGGTCGCGGAAGTCTCCTTCACGACTCTGATCTGGCTCCGTTTCGGGACAGGAGTGGCGGCGCTGCTCCTGTCCCTTCTTCTCAGGGGAAGGATTCGCTTTCTTCCCCTGAAGGAAGCGGCTGTCTTCGCCGGGCTGGGTTTTCTCGGGGTCTTTTTTCACAACGCTCTCCAGGCATTTGCCCTGAAAACCGTCTCGGCGGGCATGTCGGGGCTCATCGTGGCCGCGAACCCCATCGCCATAGCCCTCCTGGGGGCCCTTATTCTCGGCGAGAGGCTCGACGGGAGAAAGAAAGGCGGGATCCTTCTAGCTGCTTTCGGTGTGCTGGTCATTCTCTCCAAAGGCGACCCCGGCGTCTTCCTGAGGAGAGGCTACAGCCGGGGAGAGTTGCTCATGGTGGTCAGTGTCTTTTCTTGGGGGCTTTTTTCCGTCTTTTCCCGGAAGGCTCTCAGGAAAACCTCCCCTGAACTCGGGATGGCTTATGCCCTTTCTTTCGGATGGCTGTTCGCCACCCTTCCCTTTCTCTTTTTCGGAGGGGTTTCGGAAATCCGGTCCATTTCTCCGGGAGCCTGGGCCAATATCCTGTTTCTCGGGGTGTGCTGCTCCGCCCTTGCCTATCTTTTCTGGTACGATGCCCTCCGGGAGCTTCCCGCATCCGAGGCGGGAAGCTTCCTCTACATCAATCCCGTGGTGGCCGTGCTTCTCTCAGCGGCCTTTCTCGGCGAGACCGTCACCCTTTCCATGATTGCCGGAGGTGTTCTTGTTTTCACCGGAGTATGGTTCGTCAACACGAAAAAAATAGCATCCCCTGCAGGGGAAAAATGA
- a CDS encoding leucyl aminopeptidase, translated as MKTTASPLSGGIVSGSGAAALYVFSGEPLPEGILSPEDAAAAAALLDDPSFGAKKGKIAKTLLPGSSLSLLYLVGLGERKDFGEDGVRSRTAELVRRAKGDGVSRISALLPVPSDRNVSCAVAEGVELGSYSFEKYKTRKEEDRLPEPDEFILYCGDEEGLSLGKMLACAQNMARDLANEPGNRSNPVTLAEYALAEARDFGLEAEVWDERKILEEGMEGLYSVGMASSTPPRLVRLSWKPEGKHLRKVVFVGKGITFDSGGLNIKPGDFIRSMKSDKSGACNVFALLRAAAKMKLPMEVHGIVPLAENMPGGKAFRPDDILRMRNGKTVEIDNTDAEGRLILADALSYASELRPDVIIDMATLTGACAVALGTSIAGLFTPDDGLAKDLLEAGKTRGERLWRLPEDDERIAESMKSPVADLVNSGSRYGGAIFAARFLREFVGEGISWAHLDIAGVDFNKDEYSVYGKGASGFGVRTCLQYLLSIL; from the coding sequence ATGAAGACAACAGCATCTCCCCTTTCCGGCGGAATCGTGTCCGGGAGCGGGGCCGCGGCTTTGTATGTATTTTCGGGAGAACCTCTCCCGGAGGGCATCCTTTCACCCGAAGACGCGGCGGCGGCTGCGGCCCTGCTCGATGATCCCTCGTTCGGAGCGAAAAAAGGAAAGATCGCGAAGACCCTCCTTCCGGGTTCTTCCCTTTCGCTGCTCTACCTTGTCGGCCTTGGTGAAAGAAAGGATTTCGGGGAGGACGGCGTACGTTCCAGGACGGCGGAACTTGTCCGGAGGGCGAAAGGGGACGGGGTATCCCGCATTTCCGCCCTCCTGCCGGTTCCTTCAGACCGGAACGTGAGCTGTGCCGTGGCGGAGGGAGTGGAGCTAGGAAGCTATTCCTTCGAAAAATACAAGACCCGGAAGGAGGAAGACAGGCTTCCCGAACCGGATGAATTTATCCTGTACTGCGGCGACGAGGAAGGGCTCTCCCTGGGAAAAATGCTCGCGTGCGCCCAGAACATGGCCCGCGACCTGGCCAACGAGCCGGGGAACAGGTCCAACCCCGTGACGCTGGCAGAGTATGCCCTTGCAGAAGCCCGGGATTTCGGCCTTGAGGCGGAAGTCTGGGACGAAAGGAAAATTCTTGAAGAGGGGATGGAGGGGCTTTATTCCGTGGGAATGGCATCCTCGACGCCCCCGAGGCTGGTCCGTCTCTCTTGGAAACCCGAAGGAAAACATCTCCGGAAAGTGGTCTTCGTCGGGAAGGGCATCACCTTTGACAGCGGGGGACTGAACATCAAGCCCGGCGACTTCATCCGGTCCATGAAGAGCGACAAATCCGGGGCGTGCAATGTTTTTGCCCTGCTCCGCGCTGCGGCGAAAATGAAGCTTCCCATGGAGGTTCACGGAATAGTGCCCCTCGCGGAGAACATGCCGGGCGGCAAGGCGTTCCGTCCCGACGATATTCTCCGGATGAGGAACGGCAAAACCGTGGAAATCGACAACACCGACGCCGAGGGGCGGCTTATCCTCGCCGACGCCCTGAGTTACGCTTCGGAACTCCGCCCCGATGTCATCATCGACATGGCAACCCTTACCGGAGCCTGTGCTGTGGCCCTGGGAACGTCCATTGCCGGCCTCTTTACCCCTGACGATGGTCTTGCCAAGGACCTTCTCGAAGCAGGAAAGACGAGGGGAGAACGACTGTGGCGGCTTCCTGAGGATGATGAGAGGATAGCGGAATCCATGAAGTCCCCCGTGGCGGACCTTGTGAATTCAGGAAGCAGATACGGCGGGGCCATCTTTGCTGCACGGTTTCTTCGAGAGTTCGTCGGGGAGGGGATCTCCTGGGCCCATCTCGACATTGCGGGTGTAGACTTCAACAAGGACGAGTATTCTGTCTACGGCAAGGGAGCCAGCGGTTTCGGCGTCAGGACCTGCCTGCAGTACCTTTTGTCCATCCTGTAG
- the mnmE gene encoding tRNA uridine-5-carboxymethylaminomethyl(34) synthesis GTPase MnmE, with translation MGSMSPHIGERDTIAAIATAWGEAGIAIVRLSGPEARVLADRQLSLAVPLAEIPSRYLRNGYLLDEKGVAIDQVLAVWFAPPKSYTGEEVVEIHTHGGTLVAQKCLEILLCRGARLAEPGEFTKRAFLSGRIDLTQAEAVLGIIRSRSDEALRAAARTLKGELASFAKDIYDELLALSGKMEVSLDFPEEDLPYGSDEDTDHSLQTIRQSLEDLLDRCATGFLLREGIRVAIVGRPNVGKSSLLNALLRESRAIVTAIPGTTRDLIEEVLTYRGIPLRLVDTAGMGVPSDEVEAIGISLAEEAFTNADVRIWVVDGSAPPAPFDFDMAERLRDLVHVVAVNKSDLPPGKDDTGRTTEEAISELLPESPILSISAKKGTGLDNLKDAVVSSIAGGGALDSGLNTSARQVNEIRAAIGFLKDASAALEAGLGQDIAGSCVSEARSAMERLLGISGDDTLLDYIFSQFCVGK, from the coding sequence ATGGGTTCGATGAGTCCGCACATCGGTGAAAGAGATACTATTGCCGCCATTGCTACAGCCTGGGGTGAAGCGGGCATAGCCATTGTCCGCCTGTCTGGACCGGAAGCGAGGGTTCTTGCCGACAGGCAGCTTTCTCTTGCCGTCCCTCTTGCGGAAATTCCCTCCAGATACCTCCGGAACGGCTATCTTCTCGACGAAAAGGGTGTCGCCATCGACCAAGTACTCGCCGTGTGGTTTGCCCCCCCGAAAAGCTACACGGGGGAAGAAGTTGTGGAAATCCACACCCACGGCGGCACCCTGGTAGCTCAGAAATGCCTGGAGATTCTCCTCTGCCGGGGAGCCCGCCTCGCCGAGCCCGGAGAGTTCACGAAACGGGCGTTCCTGTCCGGCAGGATCGACCTGACCCAGGCGGAAGCTGTCCTGGGGATCATCCGCTCCCGGAGCGACGAGGCTCTCCGGGCCGCAGCCCGGACGTTGAAGGGAGAACTTGCTTCCTTTGCGAAGGACATCTACGACGAGCTGCTGGCTCTCTCGGGGAAAATGGAAGTTTCCCTCGACTTTCCTGAGGAAGACCTCCCCTACGGAAGCGACGAGGATACGGACCATTCCCTCCAGACAATCCGCCAAAGTCTGGAGGACCTGCTGGACCGATGCGCCACGGGGTTTCTTCTCCGGGAAGGGATCAGGGTGGCCATCGTGGGCAGGCCGAACGTGGGGAAATCTTCCCTTCTCAACGCTCTTCTCAGGGAGTCGAGGGCGATTGTCACGGCCATTCCCGGCACCACAAGGGACCTCATCGAGGAAGTGCTCACATACCGCGGCATACCCCTTCGCCTGGTTGACACGGCCGGAATGGGAGTACCCTCAGACGAGGTGGAGGCCATCGGGATCTCCCTGGCCGAGGAGGCCTTCACGAATGCTGACGTGCGCATCTGGGTGGTCGACGGAAGCGCTCCTCCGGCCCCCTTCGACTTTGACATGGCGGAACGGCTGCGGGATCTCGTCCACGTGGTGGCAGTGAACAAATCGGACCTTCCTCCCGGAAAGGATGATACCGGAAGAACCACAGAAGAGGCGATTTCCGAGCTTCTGCCCGAAAGTCCCATACTTTCCATATCTGCAAAGAAGGGAACCGGACTGGACAATCTGAAGGATGCCGTGGTCTCCTCCATTGCAGGCGGAGGGGCTCTGGATTCGGGGCTGAACACGTCCGCCAGGCAGGTGAACGAGATCCGTGCCGCCATCGGTTTTCTCAAGGATGCCTCCGCGGCCCTTGAAGCAGGGCTGGGACAGGACATCGCCGGATCCTGCGTCAGCGAGGCCCGGTCCGCCATGGAACGTCTTCTCGGCATTTCCGGCGACGATACCCTGCTCGACTACATTTTCAGCCAGTTCTGCGTGGGAAAATAA
- a CDS encoding PLP-dependent aminotransferase family protein produces the protein MSGIWQDNFSSVAKNNRPSPIREMLAVIKQPGMISFAGGMPAPEVFPVDQFYEGAHILKDQGKELLQYGTTEGYPPLKEFLAAWTAPRMGRKVAPEEMLITTGSQQALDLFAWSMIDKGDYVITEDPSYLAALTVFFNHGGSFLGVPTDRNGMQVDLLPGIIEKARSEGKKIKFIYTIVNFHNPGGSTMSVERRKKLVDISKQYNIPIFEDDPYGYVRYEGDHLPSIFSFHDQGGVIYAGSFSKILSPGTRVGWVTGAKEIIRNLTVFKQGTDLCSSTITQALVAEYCINGHLDRHLPVIIDNYKVKRDAMEKSFEKHLAPLGVTWVKPEGGFFYWLKFPTVNTNDLFKRAIEKKVAFVPGDPFCPTAGAGIHNARLCYTFPSPEIIEEGVKRLAEAVNELAIPAVH, from the coding sequence ATGAGCGGGATTTGGCAGGACAACTTCAGTTCCGTGGCGAAGAACAACCGGCCGTCACCGATCCGGGAAATGCTGGCAGTGATCAAGCAGCCCGGCATGATCTCCTTCGCGGGAGGCATGCCTGCCCCCGAAGTTTTCCCGGTGGACCAGTTCTACGAGGGGGCCCACATCCTCAAGGATCAGGGTAAGGAACTTCTTCAGTACGGTACCACCGAAGGATATCCCCCACTCAAGGAATTCCTTGCAGCATGGACTGCCCCCCGGATGGGGCGGAAGGTCGCACCTGAAGAAATGCTGATTACCACCGGCTCCCAGCAGGCCCTTGACCTTTTCGCATGGTCCATGATCGACAAGGGGGATTACGTTATTACCGAAGACCCATCCTACCTTGCCGCTCTCACCGTGTTCTTCAACCACGGCGGCAGCTTCCTCGGTGTTCCCACTGACCGCAACGGGATGCAGGTGGACCTTCTCCCCGGCATCATCGAAAAAGCCCGCTCAGAAGGGAAGAAGATCAAGTTCATCTACACTATCGTGAATTTCCACAACCCCGGCGGATCGACCATGTCCGTGGAACGGCGAAAAAAACTTGTGGATATTTCCAAACAATACAATATCCCCATTTTCGAGGACGATCCATATGGGTATGTCAGGTACGAAGGCGACCATCTGCCGTCCATATTCTCGTTCCACGACCAGGGAGGCGTAATCTATGCCGGGTCCTTCTCGAAGATCCTGTCACCAGGAACCCGCGTAGGATGGGTAACGGGGGCGAAGGAAATCATCCGGAATCTCACAGTGTTCAAACAGGGGACCGATCTGTGCTCCAGCACCATCACCCAGGCCCTGGTAGCGGAGTACTGCATCAACGGCCACCTTGACCGCCATCTCCCAGTGATCATCGACAACTACAAGGTGAAACGGGACGCCATGGAAAAGAGCTTCGAGAAACACCTCGCGCCCCTGGGAGTCACCTGGGTCAAGCCGGAAGGGGGCTTTTTTTACTGGCTGAAATTCCCCACGGTAAACACTAATGATCTTTTCAAAAGGGCCATCGAGAAGAAAGTGGCCTTTGTTCCCGGTGACCCTTTCTGCCCTACCGCAGGCGCCGGCATCCACAATGCGCGGCTGTGCTACACCTTCCCGTCCCCGGAAATCATCGAGGAGGGCGTGAAGCGCCTCGCCGAGGCGGTCAACGAACTGGCCATTCCAGCCGTACACTGA
- a CDS encoding M48 family metallopeptidase, with protein sequence MKKIIWKLLPAVSLLALLFTGTLEAAIDQAAVNRAWKTISAAAGIEHEPVNFENKKEPNAWVEFSPGNHSVHVTTGLMAILDHEDEIAGILAHEVGHIQLGHYNSSVGRSLLWGLLSRAFEGNAAREIVGGVGMALAESGFSREQEVAADDYGIQTAFAAGYSPWGLVRAMEKIKAAGYKTSPNGFNSHPPTDRRLLHLRNNASAIEPRK encoded by the coding sequence GTGAAAAAAATAATATGGAAGCTCCTTCCCGCCGTTTCTCTTCTGGCCCTTCTTTTCACCGGAACGCTGGAAGCCGCCATTGACCAGGCCGCGGTAAACCGCGCCTGGAAGACCATTTCAGCAGCGGCAGGAATCGAGCATGAACCGGTCAACTTCGAGAACAAAAAGGAACCTAACGCATGGGTGGAGTTTTCGCCAGGCAATCATTCGGTCCATGTCACTACCGGGCTGATGGCCATACTCGACCACGAGGACGAAATAGCGGGCATTCTCGCCCACGAGGTTGGGCACATACAGCTTGGACATTACAACAGTTCCGTAGGGCGCAGCCTCCTCTGGGGACTTCTTTCCCGTGCCTTTGAAGGAAATGCTGCCCGTGAGATTGTCGGAGGCGTCGGCATGGCCCTGGCGGAATCGGGCTTCAGCAGGGAACAGGAAGTGGCCGCGGACGACTACGGCATCCAGACAGCCTTCGCCGCCGGTTACAGCCCGTGGGGACTCGTCCGGGCAATGGAAAAAATAAAGGCCGCAGGGTACAAGACCTCTCCGAACGGATTCAACTCCCACCCCCCTACGGACAGGCGGCTTCTTCACCTGAGAAATAACGCATCGGCGATAGAACCACGAAAATGA